A window of the Leptospira bourretii genome harbors these coding sequences:
- a CDS encoding PLP-dependent aminotransferase family protein, with product MTKYKQLATSLKTEIKSGYYSEGERIPSLREIQSLKSCSLTTAKEAYRILEEEGYIFVVPQSGYFVHPNIGTVISGPQNEFYPAVEADDRIQQIMNTVMDPKLISFGAAIPSDFYLPLGALTSSFKKALRYKEIFTYGDLQGNLGLREWISKRTSIQGYRANTEQIQITSGCTEAITFSLLSTTEPGDTVIVPSPIYVGLFQILEVLRLKVVEIPYRKEEGISCDEYEKLIKRHKPKVFLFSANFNNPNGILLSDLTKQNLAKISYLYGIHLVEDDIYGDLYFSGTRPKPLVSYFPTEPKGPKSYLCSSFSKTIAPGLRMGWVASKTGIRELSKQTRAYKISENNPTQMAVLQFLKLQTYERHLKFLRSEYQKLTDEYMKLLSFHSAETLEIQKPDGGFVLWIKSPLDGDKLLSESKKIGMAIAPGSLFGLSKHWDKHFRINVSVGLSPKIREKLIQFSKLFLKKRKQ from the coding sequence ATGACAAAATACAAACAATTAGCCACTAGTCTTAAAACTGAAATTAAGTCGGGGTATTATTCCGAAGGAGAAAGGATTCCTTCCCTTAGAGAAATCCAAAGTTTAAAGTCTTGTAGCCTCACCACTGCCAAAGAGGCCTATCGAATTTTAGAAGAGGAAGGTTATATCTTTGTAGTTCCCCAATCAGGATACTTTGTACATCCCAATATTGGCACAGTCATCTCTGGACCACAAAATGAATTTTATCCAGCAGTAGAAGCGGATGATCGGATCCAACAAATTATGAATACAGTGATGGATCCCAAACTGATCTCTTTTGGTGCCGCCATTCCTTCTGATTTTTATCTTCCACTCGGTGCCCTTACCTCTTCTTTTAAAAAAGCACTTAGATACAAAGAAATTTTTACCTATGGTGACTTACAAGGAAATCTTGGTTTACGAGAATGGATTAGCAAACGCACTTCCATCCAAGGGTATAGAGCAAACACAGAACAAATCCAAATCACAAGCGGATGTACAGAAGCCATTACCTTTTCCTTACTGAGTACAACAGAACCGGGGGATACAGTGATTGTTCCTTCTCCCATTTACGTTGGATTATTTCAAATTTTAGAAGTGCTCAGGCTAAAAGTTGTAGAAATTCCCTATAGAAAAGAAGAAGGGATCTCTTGCGATGAATATGAAAAGTTAATCAAACGACACAAACCAAAAGTATTTTTATTTTCAGCTAACTTCAATAATCCGAATGGAATTCTTTTGAGTGATTTGACAAAACAAAACCTTGCAAAAATTTCTTATTTGTATGGGATTCATTTAGTAGAAGATGATATTTATGGAGATTTATATTTTTCAGGCACAAGACCCAAACCTTTAGTGAGTTATTTTCCCACAGAACCCAAAGGTCCCAAATCTTATCTTTGTTCTTCGTTTTCTAAAACCATTGCTCCTGGACTTCGGATGGGTTGGGTGGCATCCAAAACGGGAATTCGTGAATTGAGTAAACAAACAAGAGCTTATAAAATTTCAGAAAACAACCCGACTCAAATGGCAGTCCTACAATTTTTAAAATTACAAACCTACGAAAGGCATCTCAAATTTTTACGTTCGGAATACCAAAAACTCACTGATGAGTATATGAAACTTTTATCCTTCCATAGTGCCGAAACACTTGAGATTCAAAAACCTGATGGAGGATTTGTATTATGGATCAAATCACCGTTAGATGGTGACAAATTACTAAGTGAATCTAAAAAAATAGGAATGGCCATTGCTCCAGGATCTCTTTTTGGGCTTTCCAAACATTGGGACAAACATTTTCGAATCAACGTATCCGTAGGTCTTTCACCGAAGATTCGAGAAAAACTAATACAATTCTCCAAGTTATTCTTAAAAAAACGAAAACAATGA
- a CDS encoding DUF1566 domain-containing protein — protein MMKLLISITHIQILFFIFSCTTTKTVENPSVLSEEPIQSVIVPKWSAYQGFFGFIDAKKKCKSIGMRLPTIEELKSANRSKITKSWDKDSSYYWSSTPAGQDSIIICILILVMAIQAHLVRLNGYMMYTVLGAFSRDSRDCLFFCKGKVEGYREEKTTCCA, from the coding sequence ATGATGAAACTTCTGATTTCAATTACACACATCCAAATTCTTTTTTTTATCTTCTCTTGTACAACGACAAAAACTGTTGAAAATCCCTCTGTCTTATCAGAGGAGCCTATCCAGTCGGTTATCGTTCCAAAATGGTCAGCATATCAGGGATTCTTTGGTTTTATAGATGCAAAAAAGAAATGTAAAAGTATCGGTATGCGCCTTCCAACAATTGAAGAGCTAAAATCAGCCAATAGATCTAAGATTACAAAATCATGGGATAAGGATAGTTCATACTACTGGTCTTCAACACCAGCGGGTCAAGATAGTATTATTATTTGTATACTTATACTGGTCATGGCTATCCAAGCACACCTAGTACGGCTAAACGGATATATGATGTATACGGTGTTAGGTGCATTCAGTAGAGATTCTAGAGATTGTTTATTCTTTTGCAAGGGCAAAGTAGAAGGTTACCGAGAAGAGAAAACTACCTGCTGCGCGTAG
- a CDS encoding SH3 domain-containing protein translates to MKKLFLIFFTCLFLFQCKKSPTIEVGKNAFISATVLNARKTPSLAGEKVGKLKLGDEVKVLERSENDMDIDGLTAYWYKVQSKEITGWVFGGYLSQTKVESRDAMIAAVQGNFVFCKMPDRMECTDTIEFDGESFVYRKFNSYSGINEKLEGVFDVYADHLVFDTKSRLIRPSVFIQFPQTEEERTAYNNAYFEYTDSDEYLVSLSTYPVAGKEDIYFAVCGDNLLLLYEKKEKEEICKSEYAFAKSSYSSP, encoded by the coding sequence ATGAAGAAACTGTTTCTAATCTTTTTTACCTGCCTTTTTTTGTTTCAATGTAAAAAGTCTCCAACCATTGAAGTGGGTAAAAATGCTTTTATTTCTGCCACTGTCCTCAATGCGAGAAAAACTCCTAGTTTAGCTGGAGAAAAAGTGGGGAAACTAAAACTAGGTGATGAAGTAAAGGTTTTGGAACGATCCGAAAATGATATGGACATTGATGGACTAACGGCTTACTGGTATAAGGTTCAATCTAAGGAAATCACTGGTTGGGTCTTCGGTGGTTATCTTTCACAAACCAAAGTCGAATCACGAGATGCCATGATTGCGGCGGTGCAGGGAAATTTTGTTTTCTGTAAAATGCCTGATAGGATGGAATGTACAGATACAATCGAATTTGATGGAGAAAGTTTCGTTTATCGAAAATTTAATTCGTATTCCGGTATCAACGAAAAGTTAGAAGGTGTGTTTGATGTATATGCCGACCACTTAGTTTTCGATACAAAATCTAGGTTGATTCGTCCTTCGGTTTTTATCCAATTTCCGCAAACAGAGGAAGAAAGAACCGCCTACAATAATGCTTATTTTGAATATACCGATTCTGACGAATATTTGGTTTCGTTAAGTACTTATCCAGTAGCTGGAAAAGAGGACATTTACTTTGCGGTTTGTGGTGACAATCTTTTGTTATTGTATGAGAAAAAGGAAAAAGAGGAAATTTGTAAAAGCGAATATGCTTTTGCTAAATCTTCTTATTCTTCTCCTTAA
- a CDS encoding AraC family transcriptional regulator yields the protein MNYETFPPSPELSSLVKCFWTLIVEDSSHYSKQRIVPDGCMELAFNFGDPIQRFTNDKDFVIQPWACLIGQITEPFFIKPTGSVNTFSVRFYPYGIANFFENPLDHYANRETPLDQLFGFDTAKELENQIRKACDTMARIQVIEDFFSKKLKEQITTDRILKITIDTILHSKGNDTIGSILSDENVSRRQLERKFKKQIGLSPKKLERIIRMQAALKMMIHRQSEKLTDIAYEANYFDQAHFIKDFKEFTGLRPKLFIYDEKTLLSVLFYKKD from the coding sequence TTGAACTACGAAACATTTCCTCCATCACCTGAATTGAGTTCTTTGGTAAAATGTTTTTGGACTTTGATTGTAGAGGATTCGTCTCATTATTCCAAACAGCGCATTGTACCTGATGGTTGTATGGAATTGGCATTTAATTTTGGAGATCCTATTCAACGTTTTACAAATGATAAAGATTTTGTAATTCAGCCTTGGGCTTGTTTGATAGGCCAAATCACGGAACCTTTTTTTATAAAACCCACAGGTTCAGTAAATACTTTTTCTGTTAGATTTTATCCATATGGGATTGCCAATTTTTTTGAAAATCCGTTGGATCATTATGCGAACCGGGAAACTCCTCTTGATCAATTGTTTGGATTTGATACTGCAAAAGAATTAGAGAATCAAATTCGTAAGGCTTGCGATACTATGGCACGCATTCAGGTCATTGAAGATTTTTTTAGTAAAAAACTAAAAGAGCAAATCACTACGGATCGAATCCTAAAAATTACCATCGATACCATTTTGCATTCGAAAGGTAATGATACCATTGGTTCAATTTTGAGTGATGAAAATGTAAGTAGACGTCAATTAGAACGAAAATTCAAAAAACAAATTGGCCTTAGTCCAAAAAAATTAGAAAGAATTATAAGGATGCAAGCAGCGTTAAAGATGATGATTCACCGGCAGTCTGAAAAATTAACTGATATTGCTTATGAAGCTAACTATTTTGACCAGGCTCATTTTATTAAGGATTTTAAAGAATTTACAGGTTTAAGGCCAAAACTGTTTATTTATGATGAAAAAACCTTGTTATCTGTATTATTTTACAAAAAAGACTGA
- a CDS encoding YidB family protein, with amino-acid sequence MSFFESLKAVAAQAVELVQNNPQVVSGIQKIIEDNGGVSGIVQKFKDKGFAEAATSWVGTGENVNIGSTEVMKVLGSESVQELAKKVGLDSEATAGLIGNLLPMVIDKLSPDGKEPSGDITSQLSSLASLFTK; translated from the coding sequence ATGAGTTTTTTTGAAAGTTTGAAAGCCGTCGCAGCTCAGGCAGTGGAGCTAGTCCAAAACAATCCTCAAGTTGTATCCGGAATCCAAAAGATCATAGAAGACAATGGCGGAGTTTCCGGAATTGTCCAAAAGTTCAAAGACAAAGGATTTGCAGAAGCCGCAACATCCTGGGTCGGAACTGGGGAAAATGTAAACATTGGCTCTACCGAAGTGATGAAGGTTTTAGGGAGTGAGTCTGTACAAGAACTTGCGAAAAAAGTGGGTTTAGATTCAGAAGCTACAGCAGGACTCATCGGAAATTTATTGCCAATGGTGATTGATAAACTTTCTCCTGATGGAAAAGAGCCAAGTGGGGATATAACTTCTCAACTATCTTCTCTGGCATCCTTATTTACCAAATAA
- the coaE gene encoding dephospho-CoA kinase (Dephospho-CoA kinase (CoaE) performs the final step in coenzyme A biosynthesis.), which yields MTPKHNNKTLIGITGSIGSGKSTVLAMFGELGAETISSDAIARTFTEPTSHVIKELVQIFGDVILDTNGAPIRTKIAELAFSDKTKLQALNELLHPLVRKSFLEFLNSRKEGSIVAWEVPLLFETDAHTICDFTVTVAVSPEVAWERVKSRGGMDYEDFQKRNHSQMDLEKKKSLSDFVVINDNQREKLKEQIVIIDSEIKKRIKK from the coding sequence GTGACTCCAAAACATAACAATAAAACACTGATTGGAATTACCGGATCGATTGGTTCGGGAAAGTCCACTGTCCTTGCTATGTTTGGTGAGTTAGGGGCAGAAACGATTAGCTCTGATGCCATCGCACGTACTTTTACAGAACCAACTAGTCACGTCATTAAGGAACTCGTTCAAATTTTTGGTGATGTTATCCTAGATACAAACGGAGCACCCATCCGTACAAAAATTGCGGAACTTGCTTTCTCCGATAAAACAAAACTACAAGCTCTGAATGAACTCCTCCACCCCTTGGTTCGCAAAAGTTTTTTAGAATTTTTAAATTCTAGAAAAGAAGGAAGTATTGTTGCCTGGGAAGTTCCCCTTCTATTCGAAACCGATGCTCATACCATCTGTGACTTTACAGTGACTGTGGCAGTAAGTCCAGAAGTGGCATGGGAAAGAGTCAAAAGCCGCGGTGGTATGGACTATGAAGATTTCCAAAAAAGAAACCACTCTCAAATGGATTTAGAGAAAAAAAAGTCTCTCTCTGATTTTGTCGTAATTAACGATAATCAAAGGGAGAAGTTAAAAGAACAAATTGTCATCATCGATTCAGAAATCAAAAAAAGGATAAAAAAATGA
- a CDS encoding alpha/beta fold hydrolase, with the protein MKVHWKPFTTLILFLFLQIHCAATLHKTGISLERYRSELETKSVLVEGLQWKYTEKTGTTETILAVHGFGGDKDHWTRFSRHLPKEFSVITPDLPGFGESDKPEGLNYTQEAQADRLYQFTEILGLKKFHIAGNSMGGGIAGIFAAKYPKKVKSLILFDNAGIKSPTPSEMQTIELSGKPSPLLVTSPEDFDRLLAFTFVKPPYLPGFLKTYFANKSFANREWNASILKQIRKEGYFLEKKLIEIQSPTLAIWGKEDKVIHYTVMDVLKQKLKPRFESVLLENMGHAPMIEDPKLSAKLVQDWILNLNQSPK; encoded by the coding sequence ATGAAAGTTCATTGGAAACCATTTACCACCTTAATCCTTTTTTTATTCCTGCAAATACATTGTGCTGCCACTCTTCACAAAACAGGAATTAGTTTAGAGCGTTACAGATCCGAACTGGAAACCAAATCCGTTTTGGTAGAAGGATTACAATGGAAGTATACAGAAAAAACGGGAACAACAGAAACCATTCTCGCTGTACATGGATTTGGCGGAGACAAGGACCATTGGACCAGATTTTCTAGACACCTCCCTAAAGAATTTTCTGTCATAACACCCGACCTTCCTGGTTTTGGGGAATCAGACAAACCTGAAGGCCTAAACTATACCCAAGAAGCACAGGCGGACAGGCTCTACCAATTTACAGAAATACTAGGATTAAAAAAATTTCATATCGCAGGAAATTCAATGGGTGGCGGGATTGCAGGAATATTTGCAGCCAAATACCCGAAGAAGGTAAAATCATTAATCCTCTTTGACAATGCCGGAATCAAAAGTCCGACTCCAAGCGAAATGCAAACCATCGAGTTATCTGGAAAACCAAGCCCACTACTTGTCACAAGTCCCGAAGACTTTGACAGGCTTCTTGCTTTTACCTTTGTCAAACCACCTTATCTTCCCGGTTTTTTAAAAACATACTTTGCTAACAAATCTTTTGCGAACAGGGAATGGAATGCCTCCATCCTAAAACAAATTAGAAAGGAAGGGTATTTTTTAGAAAAAAAACTAATCGAAATCCAATCTCCCACTCTTGCCATCTGGGGTAAGGAAGACAAAGTCATTCATTATACGGTGATGGATGTTTTAAAACAAAAACTAAAACCCCGCTTTGAATCTGTCCTTTTAGAGAATATGGGGCATGCTCCTATGATTGAAGACCCGAAATTGTCCGCCAAACTGGTACAAGACTGGATTTTAAACCTGAACCAATCGCCAAAATAA
- a CDS encoding DUF2452 domain-containing protein, protein METEETPHHSLTYGTSRLAPKISLVDRAKEIELAEESVQLHLHGKLEVIAGQIRRLKEEAELILKRAEKDIELHKARCQFEKKPGQTIHLYEKENGSYFSLLSPKDWGNHPPHSYKGSYIMNPDRSFTEVFLDSQ, encoded by the coding sequence ATGGAAACAGAGGAAACTCCCCATCATAGTCTTACCTATGGAACCAGTAGGCTTGCACCTAAAATCAGTCTTGTCGACCGGGCTAAAGAAATTGAATTGGCGGAAGAATCTGTCCAACTCCATTTGCATGGAAAACTGGAAGTCATTGCAGGACAAATCCGTCGCCTAAAAGAAGAAGCTGAGCTGATTTTAAAACGTGCGGAAAAGGACATTGAACTTCACAAAGCACGTTGCCAGTTCGAAAAAAAACCAGGCCAAACCATTCATTTATATGAAAAAGAAAATGGTTCTTATTTTTCTCTCCTTTCTCCCAAAGATTGGGGAAACCATCCTCCACATTCCTACAAAGGTTCATATATTATGAATCCAGATAGAAGTTTTACAGAAGTTTTTTTAGATTCCCAATAA
- a CDS encoding VOC family protein, producing MIVIFFLGLEVATCKEESLPGALNEKVEGKSLENTISIVEIPVSDLTRAVAFYKAILSVSIERMTMGDTEMGVLPANVGSVNVVLVKGKDYIPTKNGVLVYLNLGHDLQPALDRVEKSGGKILLQKTLIDPEMGYYALVVDSEGNRMGLHSKN from the coding sequence ATGATTGTTATCTTTTTTTTAGGTTTGGAAGTGGCTACTTGTAAAGAAGAAAGTCTGCCTGGTGCATTGAATGAGAAAGTGGAAGGTAAAAGTTTGGAAAATACAATATCAATCGTGGAAATCCCTGTATCTGATTTAACTAGAGCAGTTGCGTTTTATAAGGCTATTCTTAGTGTTTCTATAGAAAGAATGACAATGGGTGATACGGAAATGGGTGTTTTACCGGCAAACGTCGGTTCAGTCAATGTTGTCCTTGTAAAAGGCAAAGATTATATTCCGACAAAAAATGGCGTATTGGTATATTTGAATCTTGGTCACGACTTGCAACCAGCTTTGGACCGAGTAGAGAAAAGTGGTGGGAAAATCCTTTTGCAAAAAACCTTGATTGATCCAGAAATGGGATACTATGCTCTGGTCGTTGATTCAGAGGGAAACCGGATGGGTTTACATTCCAAGAATTAG
- a CDS encoding SPOR domain-containing protein, with translation MKERVFYVINLDKQRIGVLSLFLFALFFSIFFLGVSVGRGKQEEAQTLQKKSELTQTNPETTETAIPAPVATNGAEAQVGTNAASSLVQGTKSKEQTIASQEIPMADVGNHPYFVETSTAKDEEEEKKQQIVDLTKRREKQVVSAKEERFKNLAPTSKPSKSQKLSSQTTVSNKTDGKQFTIQLAAFTSRQSAETFLSQLKADNHGKLPAKSFIVVKNGFFVVQMGKSKDKGSLSKVLSKTSMPKDIKSKAMVVSYQPLS, from the coding sequence ATGAAAGAAAGAGTATTTTACGTAATCAACCTAGATAAACAAAGAATTGGTGTTTTATCCCTCTTTCTTTTTGCACTTTTCTTTTCTATTTTTTTCCTTGGGGTTTCTGTAGGGCGAGGGAAACAAGAAGAGGCACAAACTCTTCAAAAAAAGAGTGAACTGACTCAAACGAACCCAGAGACAACGGAGACCGCAATCCCTGCGCCAGTGGCAACAAACGGTGCAGAGGCACAAGTTGGAACGAATGCAGCCTCTTCTCTTGTCCAAGGAACCAAATCCAAAGAACAAACAATCGCTTCTCAAGAAATTCCTATGGCTGATGTTGGAAACCATCCCTACTTTGTAGAAACTTCTACCGCTAAAGATGAGGAAGAAGAGAAAAAACAACAAATTGTTGATTTGACAAAACGTAGAGAAAAACAAGTGGTTAGTGCAAAAGAAGAAAGATTCAAAAACTTGGCTCCCACTTCTAAGCCATCCAAATCACAAAAACTTTCTTCGCAAACGACTGTCTCAAACAAAACAGATGGGAAACAGTTTACCATCCAACTGGCTGCTTTCACTAGCAGACAGTCTGCAGAAACTTTTTTATCACAACTAAAGGCAGATAACCATGGTAAGTTGCCGGCTAAGTCTTTTATCGTTGTAAAAAATGGATTCTTTGTGGTACAAATGGGAAAATCCAAAGACAAGGGATCTCTTTCCAAAGTTCTTTCAAAAACTTCCATGCCAAAAGATATCAAATCCAAGGCGATGGTTGTGAGTTACCAACCGTTATCATAA
- a CDS encoding FG-GAP and VCBS repeat-containing protein yields the protein MKLSNSFCPDKNPFRRWSPAQYLLLLPESSVTISNLTNHSIVETGFVVGTAPLGVTFVNVGIDNAPPTQVPVINGTWRYGLPAKAITGTFWTYGSLHTIYAHIPYERTNTIQVRMGTNHDTDGDGYPDLIVSASVAAGTQGYGYVFTTNPNTKQLNTTPNTSLTDGITGTYFGSQISSGDFNGDGYADLIIGSQAYAGIIAFGGRVLLFYSKGQSGIPSINLNTGGVADSILSGITNGGRLGSIVKSADLNRDGFDDVILASPWNDDVFVFYSQGTSGINSQNTNSANLTYKPAAGDNFGTQATYGDINADGYLDLIVGAGTYSSNLGRVYIYISNQGFLPNQPQQYLTPNLTDPSPGCANAGGCRFGSSFVLDYFNSDNCIDLAVGAPTFNSNQGIVFVYHSTCDPISPYPNQPVATLIGPPTTSCNANNCSFGGNLASGDTNGDGIPDLLIGATGASAGIGDVYLVLNDPITGFRNMNLSAGGSADSLFSGSVTASNFSMGLRFQDTNADGLQDVVISEPLTTNRVYTFHSIRGTIPASQNLNGTGVTNQTLSPPAGTSLGNSIAELKIKAESYLWALVTKTKVYFGFI from the coding sequence ATGAAACTTTCCAATTCGTTCTGTCCGGATAAAAATCCTTTCAGGCGTTGGTCACCTGCACAGTATTTACTCCTCCTTCCTGAATCCTCTGTCACAATCTCTAACTTAACCAACCATTCGATTGTTGAAACTGGATTTGTTGTTGGAACAGCACCCCTTGGTGTCACCTTTGTAAATGTTGGAATAGATAATGCACCACCGACCCAAGTGCCTGTAATCAATGGAACTTGGAGATATGGCCTACCAGCAAAAGCCATTACGGGAACTTTTTGGACTTATGGTAGCCTTCATACTATCTATGCGCACATTCCTTATGAAAGAACCAATACGATCCAAGTCCGAATGGGAACCAACCATGATACTGATGGAGATGGGTATCCTGATTTGATTGTGTCGGCGAGTGTTGCTGCTGGAACACAAGGTTACGGATATGTATTCACCACAAACCCAAATACAAAACAACTCAATACGACGCCAAACACAAGTTTAACGGATGGAATCACGGGTACTTACTTCGGAAGCCAAATCAGTTCTGGTGATTTTAATGGTGATGGTTATGCCGATTTAATTATCGGTAGCCAGGCCTATGCTGGTATCATTGCATTTGGTGGAAGAGTGCTCCTTTTCTATAGTAAAGGTCAATCGGGGATACCTTCTATAAATCTAAACACAGGAGGGGTTGCAGATTCAATACTCTCTGGTATTACTAATGGTGGTAGACTGGGGAGCATAGTAAAAAGTGCTGATCTTAACCGTGATGGATTTGACGATGTAATACTTGCATCTCCTTGGAATGACGATGTATTTGTCTTTTATAGCCAGGGAACAAGTGGAATTAATTCACAAAATACAAACTCTGCGAACCTAACTTATAAGCCTGCTGCAGGCGACAATTTTGGAACTCAAGCTACTTACGGGGATATCAATGCGGATGGTTATTTAGACCTCATCGTAGGTGCAGGAACTTACTCTTCCAATTTGGGAAGAGTTTACATTTATATATCCAACCAAGGATTCCTTCCGAATCAACCGCAGCAATACCTAACTCCGAACTTGACAGATCCTTCTCCCGGTTGTGCCAATGCCGGTGGATGCAGATTTGGTAGTTCATTTGTCTTAGATTATTTTAATTCCGACAATTGTATCGATCTTGCTGTGGGAGCGCCCACCTTCAATTCCAATCAAGGAATTGTATTTGTATATCACTCTACTTGTGATCCCATAAGTCCCTATCCGAATCAACCAGTGGCAACACTTATCGGACCACCTACAACCAGCTGTAATGCCAATAATTGTTCTTTTGGAGGAAACCTAGCCTCCGGCGACACTAACGGGGATGGAATTCCTGATCTACTGATTGGAGCCACGGGCGCTAGTGCAGGAATCGGTGACGTTTATCTAGTGTTAAATGACCCAATCACAGGATTTCGCAATATGAACCTAAGTGCTGGGGGATCTGCCGATAGTCTTTTTTCAGGATCAGTCACTGCGAGTAATTTCTCAATGGGACTCAGATTCCAAGACACCAATGCGGATGGACTCCAAGACGTCGTCATCTCAGAACCATTGACCACCAATCGAGTGTATACTTTTCATAGCATTCGTGGGACCATTCCCGCAAGCCAAAACTTAAATGGAACGGGTGTGACAAACCAAACGCTGAGCCCACCCGCGGGAACTTCTTTGGGAAATTCGATTGCAGAGTTGAAAATCAAGGCGGAAAGTTATCTGTGGGCTTTGGTAACTAAAACGAAAGTATATTTTGGGTTTATATAG
- a CDS encoding VanW family protein, translating into MIPLIKIKIKVILRWFGIFLQGGPFRFGLKPYNSSRTFWSEESKLTLPILPSPLKEGKLHNLQIAVTRMNNRVLYPGKIFSFWYEMGEPTIKKGFKEGRVIRRGEVSSEIAGGLCQLSGIIYYLSLELGLEILERFPHSRDLYNEDTRFTPLGTDASVVYPTKDLRIKNTFSFPLHFSWNLNESELTFRIQSPLPIKRKKLYFKQTDKNGFSNVQVFVDSETNGKPILCSSDDYKI; encoded by the coding sequence TTGATTCCACTCATAAAAATAAAAATCAAAGTGATCCTCAGGTGGTTTGGAATTTTTTTGCAAGGAGGTCCTTTTCGATTTGGATTAAAACCATATAACAGTAGTAGAACCTTTTGGTCCGAAGAATCGAAACTGACACTTCCTATACTTCCTTCTCCGCTCAAAGAAGGAAAACTCCATAACCTTCAAATCGCCGTTACACGAATGAACAACCGAGTTCTGTATCCAGGGAAAATTTTTTCTTTTTGGTATGAAATGGGAGAACCAACAATCAAAAAAGGATTCAAAGAAGGAAGGGTGATCCGTAGAGGAGAAGTCAGTTCAGAAATTGCAGGTGGCCTTTGTCAATTGTCAGGAATTATTTATTATTTATCCTTAGAGCTTGGTTTAGAAATTTTAGAACGTTTCCCCCACTCCCGCGATTTATACAATGAGGACACAAGGTTTACACCTCTGGGAACGGATGCATCCGTTGTATACCCAACAAAAGATTTACGTATCAAAAACACTTTCTCTTTTCCTCTGCACTTTTCTTGGAATTTGAACGAATCTGAACTTACATTTCGAATCCAATCGCCTTTACCCATCAAACGTAAAAAATTATATTTTAAACAAACAGATAAAAATGGATTTTCGAATGTCCAAGTTTTTGTAGATTCAGAAACAAATGGCAAACCCATTCTTTGCTCCTCCGATGATTACAAAATATAA